A region of the Mycobacterium sp. NBC_00419 genome:
GCCCAGCCGTACCTGCGCATAGCTGAAGCCCTGGTCGACCTCGCCGAGGATGGCGTCCTCACCGACCAGGACATCGTTGAGCGCGACCTCGCAGTGCCCGCCCAGCATCGAGTGATCCAGTGTGCCGATGTGGCGCCCCACGGAGAGCCCGGGCGTCTCTGCGGGTACCAGGAACATCGTCGCGCCACCGCGCTGACCGGGTTCGCCGGACGTGCGGGCCATCACGATGAAGAACGCGGCGCCGTCGGCGCCGGTGATGAACCACTTCTGCCCAGTGATTCGCCAGCGGTCACCGGTCCACTCGGCTCGGGTGCGCAGTGCTGCCGGGTCCGAACCGGCTCCCGGAGCGGGCTCGGTCATGGCGAAGGCCGAGCGCACTGCACCGGTGGCCAACGGAGCCAGAAACTCCGCTCGTTGCGTCGGGCTGGCCACGTGCGCCAGCAGATGCACGTTTCCTTCGTCGGGCGCCGCGATGTTCAGCGCGGTCGGGCCGAACACCGAATAGCCGGCGGCTTCGAAGACGGGGGCGCGATCAGACATGTTCAAGCCGAGTCCGCCGTACTCGACGGGGGCGTGCGGTGCAAAGACACCGGCCGCCTTGGCCGCGTCCTGGAGTTCGCGCCGGATCGTGTCGCCGCCCGCAGCGCTGATATCTCCGTGGTATCGATCTTCGACCGGTAGCACGGTCGAGGTCACGAACTCCTCGGTGCGCTGCGCCAGGTCCACGACGTCCTGCCGATAGGCCAGATTCACCGTCATGCGTTGCTCCAATGCCTTGTACCGAGTGATCGCTCCGTAGCTGCGGATCGTGCAGAGGTTGGCATATCGGCTATGTTTTGTTCAACAACAATGCTTTAGCGGTACGCATCGGGGTCAAAGCCCCAGGATCGAGGATCGGTATGTTCAGTAATCCTGAACATAGCGAGCCGCCCGTTGGGGTCGCCTTGCGTGCCGCGCGGATGCAGGCGGGTTTGAGCCTTCGCGCCTTGGCGGCGCAGATCGGCGTGAGCGCGGCAACCCTCAGCGCGATCGAGAACGGTCACACCGGCCTCAGCGTCCAGCGACTCCAGCGGGTCGCCGCCGTCCTCGAGGTGGCCCCGGCGCGGCTGCTGAGCATGACCGGCACAGATACCGCGGCGACGTTGCATCGCGAGGAATCTGCTCAGTGGCGCAGCTTTCCGCCCTTGACCATCGACCCCGTGCTGCGGGGGGCCATCGACGCATTCGTCGAGACCGGCTATCACGGAACCTCGATGCGAATGCTGGCCGCGCGGATCGGGGTCAGCGTGCCCGGGATTTACCATCACTATGCCGACAAGCAGCAATTGCTGGTGCGGATCCTGGACGTCACCATGAGCGAACTGAGTTGGCGTATCGAGTCGGCGCGACGGGAAGCCGATGACGGGCGCACCGAGGTGGCGCACATCGTCGAAGCGCTCGCGTTGTTCCACACGCACCACCGCAAGCTGGCATTCATCGGCGCCAGCGAGATGCGAAGTCTCGAAGGTCCGAACCGGCGAAGGATCACCGGCCTGCGTGACCGGGTTCAGTACATGCTCGACGAAGCCGTCGACCGCGGCATCGCCGACGGCACTCTTCAGACCTCAGAGCCACGTGCTGCCGCGCGTGCCATCGCCACCATGTGCACCTCACTGCCACAGTGGTTTCGCGATGACGGCCCGCGCCGCGCCGAGGACATCGCCCGGGCCTACGTGGGCTTCGCGGTGGCCATGCTGACCAACCCTGCTACTGAATAGGAACGCAAAAGCTATGATTGACAGCAGTTTTCACACGTCGGCGATCATCACCGGCGCATCCCGGGGAATTGGCCTGGCGATCGCCGAGAAGCTGGCCGGCCAGGGTATGGGGCTGACGATCTCGTCACGCACCGCAGCTGATCTCGAAGCGCTTGCACCGCACCTACGTCAGCTGGGTGCGCGCTCGGTGACGACGATCGCCGCCGACATGGCCGACGCGGAGTCGCTGCCCGCCATTATCGAACGCCATCGTGAGGCCAATGCCGATCTCAGTGCCTTGATCGTCAATGCCGGGGTGGGATCGTCTGGTGACATCGCCGATTACGCCTTGCGCAGGCTGGACAAGACGCTCGCGATCAACTTTCGGGCCCCGTTTCAGTTGATCCAGTTGGCGCTTCCGCTGTTGCGGGCTGCCGCGGAACGACATCGCGATAGCGGGGCGAAGATCGTCGTGCTGTCATCGATCACCGGTGTTTACGCCGAACCTGCTCTCGCGGCCTACGGTGCATCCAAGGCAGCTCTGATTTCACTGGTCGAGGCGCTCAATATCGAAGAGTCGAGTGCCGGTGTGTCCGCTGTCGCGATCGCCCCGGGCTACGTCGACACGGATATGGCCGCTTGGGTGCATGACCGCATCCCGCCGCACACCATGATTCCTGCCGACGACGTCGCCTCGATAGTGCAGACGCTGCTGTCGTTGTCGCGGCGTACGACGCTGGGCCCAATCGTGATGGCACGCGCCGGTTCTGGCGGGCACTGTGCCTGACGCGGGTGTCAGTCCTCTTCGAGGATGAGAGCACCTTCCGGGCAAGCCTCCACGCCCAGGCGGGTCAGCTTCTCGTCGCCAGCGGCGACTTCATGAGCTTCCAGAATTGAGTAGCCGGAGTCGTCGAGCGGAAACAATTCGTCGCTGACCGCATTGCACAACGCGTGGCCGGCGCAGCGAGAAGAATCGAGTCGGATCTTCATGGGGTAAACCTCTTCCTCGACGTGATAAGCGTGCCGCTATACCGGCAGATCATTAGATCACTACAGACCGAGGCGCTCCAACAGACGCTCATGCGACAGTGCCGGTCCGCCGAACAGCAGGTTGGCCGAGATCGCGCGGTGTTGCAAAGCGGTGGTTTCGGGGGAGGGGCCAAGGAGTTCGGCGACCTGCTCGGTGACCGAA
Encoded here:
- a CDS encoding acyl-CoA dehydrogenase family protein, whose amino-acid sequence is MTVNLAYRQDVVDLAQRTEEFVTSTVLPVEDRYHGDISAAGGDTIRRELQDAAKAAGVFAPHAPVEYGGLGLNMSDRAPVFEAAGYSVFGPTALNIAAPDEGNVHLLAHVASPTQRAEFLAPLATGAVRSAFAMTEPAPGAGSDPAALRTRAEWTGDRWRITGQKWFITGADGAAFFIVMARTSGEPGQRGGATMFLVPAETPGLSVGRHIGTLDHSMLGGHCEVALNDVLVGEDAILGEVDQGFSYAQVRLGPARMTHVMRWLGAARRAHDVALDYVANREAFGSRLGDLGMIQQMVADNEIDIAATRALLVRACWELDQGDTAAESTSIAKTFAAEAIYRIVDRSVQMCGGLGVSDDLPIARLLREVRPFRIYDGPSEVHRWALAKRRVRAARSAAQSR
- a CDS encoding SDR family NAD(P)-dependent oxidoreductase; translation: MIDSSFHTSAIITGASRGIGLAIAEKLAGQGMGLTISSRTAADLEALAPHLRQLGARSVTTIAADMADAESLPAIIERHREANADLSALIVNAGVGSSGDIADYALRRLDKTLAINFRAPFQLIQLALPLLRAAAERHRDSGAKIVVLSSITGVYAEPALAAYGASKAALISLVEALNIEESSAGVSAVAIAPGYVDTDMAAWVHDRIPPHTMIPADDVASIVQTLLSLSRRTTLGPIVMARAGSGGHCA
- a CDS encoding ferredoxin, with amino-acid sequence MKIRLDSSRCAGHALCNAVSDELFPLDDSGYSILEAHEVAAGDEKLTRLGVEACPEGALILEED
- a CDS encoding helix-turn-helix domain-containing protein; this translates as MFSNPEHSEPPVGVALRAARMQAGLSLRALAAQIGVSAATLSAIENGHTGLSVQRLQRVAAVLEVAPARLLSMTGTDTAATLHREESAQWRSFPPLTIDPVLRGAIDAFVETGYHGTSMRMLAARIGVSVPGIYHHYADKQQLLVRILDVTMSELSWRIESARREADDGRTEVAHIVEALALFHTHHRKLAFIGASEMRSLEGPNRRRITGLRDRVQYMLDEAVDRGIADGTLQTSEPRAAARAIATMCTSLPQWFRDDGPRRAEDIARAYVGFAVAMLTNPATE